The genomic stretch GAACGTAGTGATCCCGGTATTCTCCAGGTCTTTGGCGGTAGCTACCGCTACGGAGCCGATGCTGACTGATTTCTTCCGGTCCTGGAAACCGCTCACCACTACATCCGTCATTTCAATGACGGTCTTGATCATAGTGATATTGAGTTGGGTGCGGTTTGGATCGCGGACCTGCACCTGCATGGGCTTGAAACCGATATAGGAGAACTGGATCACTTCTCCTGGTTCTATAGCAATGGAAAACTGCCCGTTGGCATTGGTGCTGGCGCCATAGGTGCCGCCGGTGCTGCGGCCTTTGACCTGCACAGATACACCGGCCAGCGGTTTGCCTTCTTCATCCGTTACCCTTCCCTGGATGCGGATGGGAGCCGGTTCCTCCGGCGCAAGGGGCGGCGCCAAAGCAGGAGCAGCTGCTTTCTGGCGGATAAAAATGGTCTGGTTCTCGATGGAAAAATCCAGGGGCTGTTCCCGGAACACTTCCTCCAGGAAATGATTGACGGGCATATTGTTGACCGAAATGGTAACCGGTATGCTTTTTCGGATCTGGTTGTATTTCCAGACCACGAAATAACCGGTTTGTCTTTCGATCTCGCCGAAAACTTTTTCCAGCGATACCCCCCTCCCGGAGAAGGTCACAGTTTGTGCCGTGCTTTTTGCCGCCACATGCAGGCAAAAAACAAATAGCAGGATAGCAGTCAGTCTCATAACACGCATCGTTTGAGTGACGAACCAATGGCGTGATCGTACCCGGTAGTTGGTTAGGTCTTCCCGTTGTACAACAGCAGTTTGATTACAAAATGCGCCGGCAAAGAGCCGGGCTTCAGCAATGATTAATTGCATACTTTTGCAGTGCCTCTTTCGCCTGCGCAAGCGCAAACAAAAGAGGGTTAGTTTTGGGTTAACAATAAAAAACAGTCTATCAGGCTCGGACGTCTTTGCACAGCTACTCTGTTTCAAGCCACAGCAGCTGACCGCGCAGGCAGTCCTTTAAAACTTAACTCAGACTTGCTGAACTGCTCCGGTCTCCAGCCAGGAGCAGTTCTTTTTTTATATAGGGTACGAACCAATCACTGATGGTCAGGGATGCACTATCAGTTGACGGCCTTTAATGGTAAACTTCAGTTCGTTATCACCCAGGTTCTTGATGATCTGCGAGAGGCTCAGGCTGCGCTGTATCTTACCGCCAAACTCCACATGGGGAATATCCCCGGCATACACCACTTCCACATCATACCAGCGGGCTATCTGCCGCATGGCTGCCGGCAGGTCTGAGTGTTCAAAATTGAAAACGCCGTTTTTCCAGGCTACTACCTGCTCCAGGTTCACCGGGCTGATAACGGGTTCAGCTTTGCCGGCCACAAAGGAGGCCTGCTGGCCGGGCAGGAGGCTTGCGGCAACGCTCCTGCTGCGCGATTCGTCTTGTACGCCTACATAGGCTTTGCCCTCGACCAGGGTAATGCGGGTGGCGGCCTCATCTTCATAGGCGTTTACATTCAGGCCCCGGGCCTGCACCAGGGAGCTGATGCCGCTGGTATGCACTACAAATTCTTTATCAGCGTCGGGCGCCACTTCCAGGTAGGCTTCGCCGGTAATGGTCACTTCCCGTTTGCTGCCTGTAAAAGCCACAGGATAGCGGATGGAGGATACTGCATTGAGCCATACCCTGGTGCCATCCGGCAGGACCAGCTGGAACTGCCGGCCACGCGGGGTCTGCATGGTATTGTACAGTTCAGGACTTCCGGATAGCAACTGTTCATGTGCGTTATAGGTCAGCTGTCCGTTCTGCAGCACTACCTGCATATTGCCTTCCCGCGCAATAGTGCCGTTGCCCAGGCTGTCGAGGACAATCACCCGGCCATCGGCCAGGGTAAGGATGGCCCCGTCCTTTCCCGGCGCCACATCGGCCGGCGTTGCGGGGCTGGTATTGGCAGCGCCATCGCCCGGTAGAGGGACCTTATTGGTTCTCACCCAGAAAAAAACAGCTGCACCCGCCAGCAATACGATGGCCGCAGCATATTTTACCCAGGCCAGGGGTTGCAATACATGGAGCCTGCCGGTCCCGCCAGACTCCTGTTCCCGGATGGATAACA from Candidatus Pseudobacter hemicellulosilyticus encodes the following:
- a CDS encoding DUF4974 domain-containing protein; its protein translation is MNYPELLPRFAAGTATDAERTAFNQWLETLPPAELQQVLAYYERCLSAQETFDTHDQPMLDRLLLSIREQESGGTGRLHVLQPLAWVKYAAAIVLLAGAAVFFWVRTNKVPLPGDGAANTSPATPADVAPGKDGAILTLADGRVIVLDSLGNGTIAREGNMQVVLQNGQLTYNAHEQLLSGSPELYNTMQTPRGRQFQLVLPDGTRVWLNAVSSIRYPVAFTGSKREVTITGEAYLEVAPDADKEFVVHTSGISSLVQARGLNVNAYEDEAATRITLVEGKAYVGVQDESRSRSVAASLLPGQQASFVAGKAEPVISPVNLEQVVAWKNGVFNFEHSDLPAAMRQIARWYDVEVVYAGDIPHVEFGGKIQRSLSLSQIIKNLGDNELKFTIKGRQLIVHP